The following are encoded together in the Triticum dicoccoides isolate Atlit2015 ecotype Zavitan chromosome 6B, WEW_v2.0, whole genome shotgun sequence genome:
- the LOC119322210 gene encoding bisdemethoxycurcumin synthase-like, with translation MALLGNLTASPTAAIIRKMWQAQRADGPASVLATGTTNPANCMRQDEYADYYFRVTQKQHLTKLKSKLNRICDRSAIKKRYFHHTEELLQHHPEFIDRTLPSLDARMDIAATAVPDLAAAAAGKAIAEWGRPAADITHLVVSTYSGAHMPGVDLRLASLLGLDPSVRRTMLYLNGCSSGSAALRVAKDIAENNRGARVLVACAELTLILFRAPDEAHVDTIIMQALYGDGAAAVIVGAEPDASAERPIFEMVAASQSVIPESTHGAVGRLREDGLVFNPSFEMPALIRENIEQCMADAVGPLGLSGGWNDLFWAVHPGGRAILDSVEAGLQLEPKKLTASRHVLSEYGNMSGPTVIFVLDEIRRRRSGYCSGDLAGLGVLLGLGPGVSVETMVLRVTW, from the exons ATGGCACTGCTCGGAAATCTAACAGCAAGCCCCACGGCCGCCATCATTCGTAAGATGTGGCAGGCGCAGCGCGCCGACGGCCCAGCATCCGTGCTGGCTACCGGAACGACGAACCCGGCGAACTGCATGCGCCAGGACGAGTACGCGGACTACTACTTCCGCGTCACCCAAAAGCAGCACCTCACCAAGCTCAAATCCAAGCTCAACAGAATCT GTGACAGGTCGGCTATCAAGAAGCGCTACTTCCACCACACGGAGGAGTTGCTGCAGCATCACCCGGAGTTCATCGACCGCACGTTGCCATCCCTGGATGCCCGGATGGACATCGCGGCCACCGCCGTTCCGGACCTCGCGGCAGCGGCCGCGGGCAAGGCCATCGCGGAGTGGGGCCGCCCAGCCGCCGACATCACCCACCTCGTCGTCAGCACCTACTCCGGCGCCCACATGCCAGGCGTCGACCTCCGCCTGGCCTCCCTCCTCGGCCTCGACCCGTCCGTCCGCCGCACCATGCTCTACCTCAACGGCTGCTCCAGCGGGTCCGCCGCGCTCCGCGTCGCCAAGGACATTGCCGAGAACAACCGCGGTGCCCGCGTCCTCGTCGCCTGCGCCGAGCTCACCCTCATCTTGTTCCGCGCGCCGGACGAGGCCCACGTCGACACGATCATCATGCAGGCTCTCTACGGCGACGGCGCGGCCGCCGTGATAGTCGGAGCCGAACCCGACGCCTCCGCGGAGCGCCCGATTTTCGAGATGGTGGCCGCCTCGCAGAGCGTGATACCTGAGAGTACGCACGGCGCGGTCGGGCGACTTCGGGAAGACGGGCTCGTCTTCAACCCTTCCTTCGAGATGCCGGCGCTGATCCGGGAAAACATCGAGCAGTGCATGGCCGACGCAGTCGGGCCGCTTGGGTTGAGCGGTGGCTGGAACGACCTTTTCTGGGCGGTGCATCCCGGCGGGCGGGCAATCTTGGACAGCGTGGAGGCGGGACTCCAGTTGGAGCCAAAGAAGCTGACGGCAAGCCGGCATGTACTCAGTGAGTACGGAAACATGTCCGGGCCGACAGTGATCTTCGTCCTCGACGAGATCCGCCGCCGTCGG TCAGGCTACTGTAGCGGAGACTTAGCCGGTCTGGGTGTATTGCTTGGGCTCGGACCGGGTGTCTCGGTTGAGACGATGGTGTTGCGTGTCACTTGGTAG